Proteins encoded in a region of the Nostoc sp. UHCC 0926 genome:
- a CDS encoding FecCD family ABC transporter permease: MITIQNSILNNQPVTRALLLLLLLTLAVLGMSLSLGDYPVPPVDIVKAVVGLPTQDAESPFVVVTLRLPRVLISWLVGVGLAIAGAILQGLTRNPLADPGIVGVNAGAALAAVTLIVLFPAVPTMYLPLAAFGGAFVVACLIYLLAGTGEKSPLRLVLVGVALAAIMGAFTTLMLTFGEINDVTRALVWLAGSVAGKSWEQVWQLLPWLVIFVPFALLLARELDTLQLGDTVAKGLGSRVTWQRSKLLLVSVALAGSSVATAGTIGFVGLMAPHLARRLVGSIHQNLLPVAALIGGLLVAAADFVGRTLFSPTELPCGLLTAALGAPYFIYLLYQRRQR; encoded by the coding sequence ATGATAACAATTCAAAATTCAATACTTAATAACCAGCCTGTAACTAGAGCATTGTTACTACTGCTATTACTCACGCTCGCAGTCTTGGGAATGAGTCTTAGTTTAGGAGATTATCCTGTGCCGCCAGTAGACATAGTGAAAGCTGTTGTTGGTTTACCAACTCAAGATGCAGAATCTCCCTTTGTTGTTGTCACTTTGCGTTTACCGAGAGTGTTAATCTCTTGGTTGGTAGGAGTGGGCTTGGCAATTGCGGGTGCAATTTTACAAGGATTGACACGTAATCCTTTAGCTGACCCTGGCATTGTTGGAGTCAATGCAGGTGCAGCTTTAGCAGCTGTTACCTTAATTGTATTATTCCCGGCTGTACCGACTATGTATTTGCCCCTAGCTGCCTTTGGTGGTGCTTTTGTTGTGGCATGTTTGATCTACTTGCTAGCTGGGACAGGAGAAAAATCACCTCTGCGATTGGTTTTAGTGGGAGTAGCATTAGCAGCAATTATGGGAGCTTTTACGACTTTGATGCTAACTTTTGGTGAAATCAATGATGTTACTAGAGCATTGGTCTGGTTGGCGGGTAGTGTCGCTGGTAAAAGTTGGGAGCAAGTCTGGCAACTACTACCCTGGCTAGTTATTTTCGTTCCCTTCGCTTTACTGCTGGCACGAGAACTTGATACTTTACAACTAGGTGATACTGTAGCCAAAGGACTTGGTAGCCGAGTCACATGGCAAAGAAGCAAATTATTGTTAGTGAGTGTGGCGCTGGCTGGATCAAGTGTGGCTACAGCAGGTACTATTGGCTTTGTTGGATTAATGGCTCCCCATTTAGCACGTAGACTTGTTGGGTCAATACATCAAAATTTATTGCCAGTTGCTGCTTTAATCGGGGGATTATTGGTAGCAGCAGCAGATTTTGTGGGTAGGACTTTATTTTCTCCGACAGAATTGCCATGTGGTTTGCTAACTGCTGCCTTAGGAGCGCCTTATTTTATCTATTTACTGTATCAAAGACGGCAAAGATGA
- a CDS encoding transposase — protein MVSILAHAQNLVYTLLSLMPSTYQQENLEAMLGLFLQSEGYPLPEHSKSKSASALSRFLNIYNWSTISVIRTTRNRVIKEILSQRTLGRKPFLQVIIDLTTLEKFGKFKGFENLIRVYNGKRGLHLVVVYLVVGRWRVPWSFRVWKGKGTPSPAQLGLKMVKCLPKKLTKHFQVMVLVDTAFGSVEFIHGVRKRKYHIIAGIACTRKLIDGRCVAQLHKRGQQLRLRGLKFPVYVSWYYFKRDDGKYVKRFVISTKALKASTISWWGKRRWRIEGWFKTAKHRFGLHRFGQGTLLGVYRCLVLSLISYILAHWAYLSTAIASTNLPDWGQAAEIAFQTIFPQLVVLLLLQDIERLRELALSQGIDIQISRCKI, from the coding sequence ATGGTTTCAATTCTTGCCCACGCCCAAAATTTAGTTTACACCTTGCTGTCATTGATGCCTTCTACTTACCAACAAGAAAATCTTGAAGCAATGTTGGGATTGTTCTTGCAGTCAGAGGGGTATCCTCTACCTGAGCACAGTAAAAGTAAGTCAGCCAGCGCCTTAAGTCGATTTCTCAACATCTACAATTGGTCAACTATAAGTGTAATTCGTACCACCCGTAACCGTGTTATTAAGGAGATTTTGTCGCAGCGGACTTTAGGACGTAAACCATTTCTACAAGTGATTATTGACCTAACAACTCTGGAAAAGTTTGGCAAGTTTAAGGGATTTGAAAATTTAATCCGCGTATACAACGGAAAACGAGGTTTACACTTGGTTGTGGTGTATTTGGTTGTAGGTCGGTGGCGAGTTCCCTGGAGTTTTCGCGTCTGGAAGGGAAAAGGGACTCCGTCCCCGGCACAATTGGGACTAAAAATGGTCAAATGCTTGCCCAAAAAACTAACAAAGCACTTCCAGGTGATGGTTCTTGTAGATACAGCCTTTGGTAGTGTGGAATTTATACACGGTGTCCGAAAGCGGAAATACCATATAATTGCTGGGATCGCTTGTACCCGTAAGTTAATAGATGGGCGCTGTGTTGCTCAACTACATAAACGTGGACAACAACTTCGCTTGAGGGGTTTGAAATTTCCTGTCTATGTATCCTGGTACTATTTTAAACGTGATGATGGTAAATATGTCAAACGATTTGTCATTTCAACCAAAGCTCTCAAAGCTAGTACTATTTCTTGGTGGGGTAAACGACGGTGGCGAATAGAGGGTTGGTTTAAAACTGCGAAACACCGTTTCGGGTTACATCGGTTTGGGCAGGGGACACTTTTAGGCGTTTATCGTTGCTTGGTATTGTCCCTGATTTCTTATATTTTGGCACACTGGGCTTATTTATCCACAGCGATCGCTTCTACAAACCTACCTGATTGGGGACAAGCAGCAGAAATCGCATTCCAAACTATATTTCCACAATTGGTAGTGTTACTTCTTTTACAAGACATTGAACGCCTGAGAGAACTGGCACTTAGTCAAGGAATTGACATTCAAATTTCCAGGTGCAAGATATGA
- a CDS encoding alpha/beta fold hydrolase, producing the protein MSDNIDVVWISYSHVLQRFDQPLLQHISQYMNVDQWEYHHHKDEGSSIDEAVDLMYEFLAHYSHPIHLAGHGAGGAIALTFARRYPQKVRSLVLLAVASQPANTWHIHYYLQRKLFTMSREQVLASCVRHLFGEQPHNTTKKLMAILSKDLEQSPLSHSLFKLIDLPEGGVNMPIMVCGSKNDPIVNSPALKGWLKELKSEDNLWECTKGYHFFHYFYPQQVCEQMLSFWRPDHLQSMLTSQLISQNLTN; encoded by the coding sequence ATGTCTGATAATATCGATGTTGTTTGGATCAGTTATAGTCATGTATTACAGCGTTTTGATCAACCATTATTACAACACATATCGCAGTATATGAATGTGGATCAGTGGGAATATCACCACCATAAAGATGAAGGTAGTTCCATAGATGAAGCTGTAGATTTGATGTATGAATTCTTAGCACACTATTCTCATCCTATACATTTAGCAGGTCATGGTGCGGGTGGTGCGATCGCTTTAACTTTTGCTCGTCGTTATCCCCAAAAAGTGCGCTCGTTGGTCTTATTGGCTGTAGCTTCTCAACCAGCTAATACTTGGCACATCCACTATTATCTGCAAAGAAAATTATTTACTATGAGTCGTGAGCAAGTTTTAGCAAGCTGTGTTCGTCATCTATTTGGTGAGCAACCTCATAATACTACTAAAAAGTTAATGGCTATATTATCTAAAGATTTAGAACAATCCCCTCTTTCACACTCTCTTTTCAAGTTAATTGACTTACCTGAAGGCGGGGTTAATATGCCCATAATGGTATGTGGTAGTAAAAACGATCCTATTGTTAATTCACCTGCCTTAAAAGGCTGGTTAAAAGAGCTTAAGTCTGAAGATAATCTGTGGGAATGCACCAAAGGTTATCATTTTTTTCACTACTTTTATCCTCAACAAGTCTGCGAACAAATGTTGAGCTTCTGGCGACCAGATCATCTACAATCAATGCTGACATCTCAACTGATTTCTCAAAATTTGACAAATTAA
- a CDS encoding FecCD family ABC transporter permease: protein MNTNISRPQKYYIRILSLGIGILVVLLGIFASISYGAADIPIAKILTAFTNYDDSTEHIIIRSMRLPRTLIASMVGASLAIAGALMQGLTQNPLAAPGILGINAGAALAVVTVVFGLGTSSAPLITLVAFIGALIAAIAVYSLGSLGHGGSTPLNLTIAGAVITVLLSSITTGGLILSSRTLEEVRFWLAGSLAGRDFNLFLTVLPWMIVGLLTAFALSRQINVLSLGESVATGLGQQTGWIKLATASSVVILAGSAVALAGPIGFVGLVVPHLARGVMGVDYRWVLPCTAVFGAGLLIWADLAARWLIRPQELPVGVMTALLGAPFLLYLVRWRVKRG, encoded by the coding sequence ATGAACACAAATATTTCTCGTCCGCAAAAATATTACATTCGCATTTTGAGCTTAGGCATAGGTATCTTAGTAGTATTGTTGGGTATTTTCGCCAGCATTTCTTATGGTGCTGCTGACATTCCCATTGCCAAAATACTGACTGCATTTACTAATTATGATGACTCCACTGAACACATAATTATCAGATCGATGCGCCTACCACGCACACTGATTGCAAGTATGGTTGGTGCTAGTTTGGCTATAGCCGGAGCATTGATGCAAGGACTCACCCAAAATCCCCTAGCCGCACCAGGAATCTTGGGGATCAATGCAGGTGCAGCCTTAGCAGTGGTGACAGTGGTTTTTGGTTTGGGTACATCTTCAGCACCTTTAATTACCCTTGTAGCATTTATCGGAGCCTTAATAGCAGCGATCGCAGTTTATTCCCTCGGTTCACTTGGACATGGAGGCTCAACACCATTGAATCTGACTATTGCTGGTGCAGTTATAACTGTCTTGCTATCTTCAATTACTACAGGCGGACTAATTTTAAGCTCACGCACTCTTGAAGAAGTCCGTTTCTGGTTAGCAGGTTCTCTAGCAGGACGAGACTTCAATCTATTCCTGACTGTGCTGCCCTGGATGATAGTAGGGCTGTTAACAGCTTTTGCCTTGAGTAGACAAATCAACGTCCTCAGTTTAGGAGAATCGGTGGCTACAGGCCTAGGTCAGCAAACAGGTTGGATCAAGTTGGCAACAGCATCAAGCGTTGTCATATTAGCGGGGAGTGCTGTAGCACTAGCAGGGCCTATCGGCTTTGTCGGTCTGGTAGTTCCCCATCTGGCGCGGGGAGTAATGGGTGTTGATTATCGTTGGGTATTGCCTTGTACAGCCGTGTTTGGTGCAGGTTTACTAATATGGGCAGACTTAGCAGCCCGTTGGTTAATTAGACCCCAAGAATTGCCTGTTGGCGTAATGACAGCACTGTTAGGAGCGCCCTTTTTATTGTATTTAGTGCGTTGGCGGGTGAAGAGAGGATGA
- a CDS encoding TonB-dependent siderophore receptor: MSIDKQMPVYAVPVLGQEILNTKTGEQQSSWQKTLIRVIETTTKIPSLSELQFAKSSAAYLLRTPRNQNSVSQISQATTNVVSVTDVKVNNTDKGIEVILVTPNSQQLSVSPKTEGNSYIVNIPNAQLQLVSGESFQQSKPVAGIALVTVANADANTLRVTVVGETGAPVVELFDSQTEGLVFGVTSTASTTQQPTPTPEKQPTPEQQPPIELEVIGAPEGSYNVPDATTATKTSTPVRDIPQSIQVVPRQSWQDQGAVNTIDALRSVGVIQGFNSPTNGDVFTIRGFQTSNLLHNGLKDYTGGAISGQTQLANIERIEVLRGPASVLYGQGNPGGTINYVTKQPLSEPYFAASTTFGSYSFYQPTIDISGPLNSDKTLLYRLNTSYISTESFVDFFYNQRYVIAPVLSWQISKNTKLTFESEFRDQQQYPRTGLPAVGTVLPNRNGKIPLSLNTLDEDARNNRRSILLSYNLEHRFSDNWSLVNAFLVRSIRYRTDSANSGSLRADGRTLNRTQQNYIGAPAADEEYALDNHVVGKFKTGSLQHELVAGFDLYRDISQFDQTMRAIGTIDVFNPVYGQPVGRLLSRIDQKTKNDQLGFYVQDIVKLTNNLNLVLGGRGDFIGNKVTNFLNASANQSQSDSAFSPRVGLVYKPIQPVSLYASYSESFSQNIGTTFEGSLFKPSSGTQYEVGVKGDFLNGKLSSTLALYQLTLSNVLTTDPNHSTYSIATGEQRSRGIELNVTGEILPGWNVIASYAYTDGQVTKDSNLSTIGNRLVNVPENSASLWTTYTFAKGNLQGLGFGLGLFYVGERQGDLINSFSVPSYLRLDAAVYYRLDRLRFALNLKNLSDVQYFTPRTINLVYPEDPFIVEGTVSWEF, from the coding sequence ATGTCTATCGATAAGCAGATGCCCGTCTACGCTGTACCAGTTTTGGGTCAAGAAATCCTAAATACTAAGACTGGTGAACAGCAGTCATCATGGCAAAAAACTTTAATTAGAGTAATTGAAACAACTACAAAGATTCCTAGCCTCAGCGAGTTGCAATTTGCCAAGAGCAGTGCCGCATATTTATTGAGGACACCCAGAAATCAAAACTCTGTTTCTCAAATCAGTCAAGCCACAACCAATGTCGTGTCAGTCACAGATGTGAAAGTGAACAATACAGATAAAGGGATAGAGGTAATTTTAGTTACGCCCAATTCTCAGCAGTTATCAGTTTCACCAAAAACTGAAGGTAATTCCTACATTGTGAATATACCCAATGCTCAGTTGCAATTGGTGAGTGGAGAGAGTTTTCAACAATCAAAGCCAGTAGCAGGAATTGCACTAGTTACAGTTGCTAATGCGGACGCTAACACGCTGCGGGTGACGGTAGTTGGGGAAACGGGTGCGCCTGTAGTGGAGTTATTTGATAGTCAGACTGAAGGTTTAGTGTTTGGGGTGACAAGTACTGCATCCACAACACAGCAGCCAACACCGACACCAGAGAAACAACCAACACCAGAGCAACAACCACCTATTGAGTTAGAGGTAATTGGAGCGCCGGAAGGAAGCTATAACGTTCCTGATGCGACTACAGCCACAAAAACATCAACGCCAGTACGCGACATTCCTCAATCGATTCAGGTGGTTCCTCGCCAGAGTTGGCAAGATCAAGGAGCCGTTAACACCATTGATGCCTTAAGAAGCGTCGGTGTCATCCAAGGTTTTAATTCGCCGACCAATGGTGATGTCTTTACAATTAGAGGTTTTCAGACGAGCAACCTCCTTCATAATGGTCTTAAGGACTATACAGGAGGAGCTATATCAGGACAAACTCAACTCGCCAACATTGAACGGATAGAGGTTCTGAGGGGGCCTGCCTCTGTCCTTTATGGTCAAGGTAATCCGGGTGGCACGATTAACTATGTCACAAAGCAGCCGCTGAGTGAGCCTTACTTCGCCGCCAGTACGACTTTTGGCAGTTATAGTTTTTATCAACCAACAATAGATATCTCTGGTCCCCTCAATTCTGACAAAACGCTCCTTTATCGTTTAAATACTTCTTACATCAGTACAGAAAGTTTTGTTGACTTTTTTTACAATCAGCGTTATGTAATTGCACCCGTTCTGAGTTGGCAAATAAGTAAGAATACGAAGCTGACTTTTGAAAGCGAGTTCCGAGACCAGCAGCAGTACCCAAGAACGGGGCTACCTGCTGTCGGAACTGTCTTGCCTAACCGAAATGGAAAGATTCCACTCAGTCTGAACACATTAGATGAAGATGCCAGAAACAACCGTCGTTCCATTCTATTGAGTTATAACCTTGAACATCGCTTTAGTGATAATTGGTCTTTAGTGAATGCTTTTCTTGTTAGGTCTATAAGATATAGAACAGATAGTGCGAATTCTGGTTCTCTACGAGCTGATGGTCGGACTCTGAATCGCACACAGCAAAACTATATAGGAGCGCCTGCGGCCGATGAAGAGTATGCTCTAGACAACCATGTGGTAGGTAAATTTAAAACTGGCAGCCTTCAGCATGAATTAGTTGCTGGCTTTGACTTGTACAGAGATATTAGTCAGTTCGATCAGACAATGCGGGCTATTGGTACTATAGATGTGTTCAACCCCGTCTACGGTCAGCCTGTCGGTCGTCTTCTTTCTAGAATTGATCAAAAAACTAAAAATGATCAGCTCGGTTTTTATGTTCAAGATATAGTCAAACTTACTAATAACCTTAACTTGGTTCTCGGTGGACGCGGAGATTTTATCGGCAATAAAGTTACCAACTTTTTAAATGCAAGTGCCAATCAAAGTCAATCTGACTCTGCATTTAGTCCTCGTGTAGGTCTTGTCTATAAACCTATCCAACCCGTCTCACTCTATGCCAGTTACAGTGAATCTTTCTCCCAAAATATTGGAACCACGTTTGAGGGTAGTTTATTTAAACCCAGTAGTGGCACTCAATACGAAGTGGGAGTCAAGGGTGATTTCCTTAACGGCAAGCTGTCTTCTACCCTAGCTTTGTATCAACTGACTTTATCCAATGTGTTGACGACTGACCCTAATCATTCCACCTACTCTATTGCAACAGGGGAACAACGCAGCCGAGGTATTGAACTCAATGTTACGGGGGAAATCTTACCAGGCTGGAATGTGATTGCCTCCTATGCTTATACAGATGGACAGGTGACAAAGGACAGTAACCTATCTACCATTGGCAATCGATTAGTGAACGTTCCTGAAAATAGTGCAAGTTTGTGGACGACTTACACCTTTGCCAAGGGGAATTTGCAAGGGTTAGGGTTTGGACTGGGTTTATTCTACGTTGGCGAACGGCAGGGGGATTTGATCAACTCGTTCAGTGTACCCAGTTATTTACGCCTTGATGCTGCTGTCTACTATAGATTAGATCGCCTTCGCTTCGCGCTTAACCTCAAGAATCTGTCCGATGTTCAGTACTTCACCCCCCGAACTATTAACCTTGTTTATCCTGAAGATCCATTTATTGTAGAGGGAACAGTAAGTTGGGAGTTTTGA